One Setaria viridis chromosome 5, Setaria_viridis_v4.0, whole genome shotgun sequence genomic region harbors:
- the LOC117856867 gene encoding sulfoquinovosyl transferase SQD2 — translation MAIGGKEIKEDLEEAPPLLLDEAARPRRVALFVEPSPFAYISGYKNRFQNFIKHLREMGDEVIVVTNHEGVPEEFHGAKVIGSWSFPCPMYGKVPLSLALSPRIISEVAKFKPDIIHASSPGIMVFGALAIAKLLSVPLVMSYHTHVPVYIPRYTFSWLVEPMWQVIRFLHRAADLTLVPSAAISKDFETAHVISANRIRLWNKGVDSASFHPRFRSHEMRVRLSDGEPEKPLIIHVGRFGREKNLDFLKIVMDRLPGVRIAFIGDGPYRTELEKMFEGMPAVFTGMMQGEELSQAYASGDVFVMPSESETLGQVVLESMSSGVPVVAARAGGIPDIIPEDQEGKTSFLFTPGDLDDCVGKVQLLLTNREFRDNMGRTARAEMEKCDWRAASKTIRNEFYNAAIWYWRKKRAELVQPLQWLAQMFLPAPEVRSITKC, via the exons ATGGCGATTGGCGGGAAGGAGATCAAGGAGGACCTGGAGGAGGCGCCGCCTCTGCTCCTCGATgaggccgcgcgcccgcgccgcgtcgCGCTCTTCGTCGAGCCGTCGCCGTTCGC CTATATCTCTGGGTATAAGAACCGGTTCCAGAACTTCATCAAACACTTGCGTGAAATGGGGGATGAG GTCATTGTTGTGACCAATCATGAAGGAGTTCCTGAAGAATTTCATGGCGCCAAGGTTATTGGCTCATGGAG CTTCCCATGTCCCATGTATGGAAAAGTTCCGCTTTCTCTGGCACTCAGTCCTAGGATCATTTCAGAGGTTGCAAAGTTCAAACCTGACATTATTCATGCATCTTCACCTGGAATTATG GTTTTTGGGGCTCTAGCTATTGCCAAGCTGCTTAGCGTGCCCCTAGTCATGTCCTACCACACACATGTCCCAGT ATACATACCGAGATATACATTTAGCTGGCTTGTAGAGCCAATGTGGCAAGTCATAA GGTTCCTTCACAGAGCTGCTGATTTAACCTTGGTGCCATCTGCTGCTATCAGCAAGGATTTTGAAACCGCCCATGTTATATCAG CTAACAGAATACGCCTTTGGAACAAAGGTGTTGATTCTGCTAGTTTCCATCCCAGGTTTCGCAGTCATGAGATGCGAGTTAGGCTCAG TGATGGTGAACCTGAAAAACCATTGATAATTCACGTCGGACGTTTTGGGCGTgagaaaaatttagattttctgAAGAT TGTAATGGACAGGTTGCCTGGAGTCAGAATTGCATTTATCGGAGATGGACCATACAG GACGGAGCTAGAGAAGATGTTTGAGGGAATGCCCGCAGTGTTCACCGGAATGATGCAAGGTGAAGAGCTCTCTCAGGCATACGCCAGCGGcgacgtcttcgtcatgccATCAGAGTCTGAAACGCTCGGCCAGGTGGTCCTTGAGTCCATGTCATCCGGAGTCCCCGTCGTCGCAGCCCGCGCCGGCGGGATCCCCGACATTATCCCAGAGGACCAGGAGGGCAAGACCAGCTTCCTCTTCACCCCGGGCGACCTGGACGACTGCGTGGGCAAGGTCCAGCTGCTGCTGACGAACAGGGAGTTCAGGGACAACATGGGGCGGACGGCGAGGGCCGAGATGGAGAAGTGCGACTGGCGGGCGGCGTCGAAGACGATCCGCAATGAGTTCTACAACGCCGCCATCTGGTACTGGAGGAAGAAGCGCGCGGAGCTGGTGCAGCCACTGCAGTGGCTGGCGCAGATGTTCCTGCCGGCGCCGGAGGTCCGCAGCATCACGAAGTGCTGA